One genomic segment of Centroberyx gerrardi isolate f3 chromosome 4, fCenGer3.hap1.cur.20231027, whole genome shotgun sequence includes these proteins:
- the arpp19b gene encoding cAMP-regulated phosphoprotein 19b, translated as MSEEVEGTRTSEEQQEMEDKVISPEKAEEAKLKARYPNLGAKPGGSDLLRKRLQKGQKYFDSGDYNMAKAKMKNKQLPTAPTEKTEITGDHIPTPQDLPQRKPSIVASKLAG; from the exons ATGTCCGAGGAGGTTGAAGGAACACGGACTTCTGAAGAACAGCAG GAAATGGAGGACAAGGTAATAAGTccagagaaagcagaggaggcCAAGCTGAAGGCCAGGTATCCTAACCTCGGAGCCAAGCCGGGGGGCTCCGACCTGCTCAGGAAAAGACTTCAGAAGGGG caaaagtaTTTTGATTCTGGAGACTACAACATGGCCAAGGCAAAGATGAAGAACAAACAGTTGCCCACCGCCCCAACGGAGAAGACTGAGATCACAGGAGACCACATCCCAACACCTCAGGACCTGCCGCAGAGGAAGCCTTCGATTGTGGCCAGCAAACTGGCTGGTTGA
- the LOC139909498 gene encoding protogenin B-like, with the protein MAKFKMKVNQHWLFFVLFLPLSSVFCFSELSFITEPSDVTLIPKDPAVLDCQAHGQPPVTIKWLKNGVRLAESEHIQFLSNGSLYIPKVKHSKEDSDEGFYQCLSQNKYGAILSQRSRLTIASISQFVVHPVPMVVTEGSVARFSCAVTSSPPATITWELNQSTLPLETDRITVLPNGVLQIHNVQLEDAGQYRCVATNIGSRMKSREATLTVNLGAGPKPRQRPRIIAGPQNITASLHQTVVLECVATGNPRPIISWSRADSKPIDVYNARVLGNGNLVITDVNSQHSGVYLCRATTPGTRNYTIAAANLTVLVPPSIVERPESQTRPRAGTARFMCQAEGVPLPRISWLKNGEEVHLNGRIKMYNSKLVITQIIPEDDAIYQCVAESEQGSVLSLARLIVVMSEDRPSAPRNVHAETISSSAILLAWERPLYNADKVIAYSIHYMKAEGLNNEEYQAVIGNDTTSYIIDDLEPARNYSFYIVAYMPMGASRMSDQVSQHTLEDVPLRTPELSLTSQSPTDIQVSWQPLPAKLSRGRVSAYRLSYRTAADNTVTSVELAQNSTEYLLEGLQPDTIYLLRMAAATRVGWCEPTAWTSHRTPKTSSSKVPSAPLLQLEPLNCTSIMARWQISPGSVVVQGYRLCYHEEGQPEQPVIQLQAQTSDYTISGLDPRRKYHVKLLAFSQAGDGYQADQTISTPGCVSARDHLAAAPPAPDHVTALANSSSAVSLRWSRPAFTSGKAVSFTVRCTPVGTHNASAIRYLQTTKQSVMVQNLDPNTRYEFVVRLHLDQMSSPWSSVVYHRTLPAAPRQPPAGVRVTLIEDDTALVSWREPAEPNLVVTHYTILYASQKAWLAGRWQIMQREGSNTMALLEKLEPGNVYLVKISASNQVGDGPFSSTVELVLQRGNSHRSKNPRHSDSFPDTTVYSDGLYHIDQRSMTGIIVGVCIALACIVMCALILISKSRSRKSSGAKVIGVGNGEGPHAGLSLPNEHHAENAEALMPMISHHFLDTKGEANMVVSAGPVNSSNQSTRWLFFQREIQNPSESDLENRACFYEAGKTVLRYEERLGAAPLQPSSREIIYGPHHSESSHTSEGSQETADSGHYSNEESNEEMSNPSTGQRSRPQSFGPDDGVAGLKASFKVEDEEMPGRPLRRSAPDAAQACCVSVVEASHPAQYSSHPAGS; encoded by the exons ATGGCGAAGTTTAAAATGAAGGTCAACCAGCAttggctgttttttgttttatttctaccTCTATCAA gtgttttttgtttcagtgaGTTGTCCTTCATCACAGAGCCCAGTGATGTTACTCTAATACCAAAGGATCCTGCTGTCTTGGACTGTCAGGCTCATGGGCAGCCTCCAGTCACCATCAAGTGGTTAAAGAATGGAGTTCGGTTGGCAGAGAGTGAGCACATACAATTTCTGTCCAATGGCTCCTTGTACATACCAAAGGTAAAGCATAGCAAGGAGGATTCGGATGAAGGATTCTACCAGTGCCTCTCGCAGAACAAATATGGAGCTATCCTAAGCCAAAGATCACGTCTGACTATCGCAA GTATCTCACAATTTGTGGTGCATCCTGTGCCTATGGTGGTGACTGAGGGCTCGGTGGCCCGATTCTCCTGTGCGGTCACCTCCAGCCCTCCTGCCACCATCACCTGGGAGCTCAACCAAAGCACATTACcgctggagacagacag AATTACGGTTTTGCCCAATGGAGTTCTTCAAATCCACAACGTGCAATTAGAAGATGCTGGACAATACCGATGTGTGGCGACTAACATTGGCAGTCGTATGAAGAGTAGAGAGGCAACGCTGACAGTCAACCTAG GTGCTGGCCCTAAACCTCGTCAGAGGCCCAGAATCATTGCCGGACCTCAGAATATCACAGCTTCTCTGCACCAAACGGTGGTGCTGGAGTGTGTGGCCACAGGCAACCCTCGGCCCATCATCTCCTGGAGCCGTGCCGACAGCAAGCCCATCGACGTGTACAACGCCAGAGTGCTGGGCAATGGGAACCTGGTTATCACTGATGTCAACTCCCAGCACAGTGGAGTCTACCTCTGCAGGGCCACCACCCCTGGAACCCGCAACTACACTATTGCTGCTGCCAACCTCACAGTTCTGG TGCCACCGTCCATTGTGGAGAGGCCTGAGAGCCAGACCCGTCCAAGAGCAGGCACTGCCCGTTTCATGTGCCAGGCAGAGGGGGTGCCTCTACCCCGCATCAGCTGGCTGAAGAATGGAGAAGAAGTTCACTTAAACGGCAGGATCAAGATGTACAACAG TAAATTGGTGATCACCCAGATCATCCCTGAAGATGATGCCATCTATCAGTGCGTGGCAGAGAGTGAACAGGGTTCTGTGCTGTCCTTGGCACGACTTATTGTTGTCATGTCAGAGGACAGACCCAGTGCACCAAGAAATGTCCATGCAGAGACTATTTCAAGCTCTGCCATCTTACTGGCCTGGGAGAGGCCACTCTACAATGCAGACAAAGTCATTGCCTACTCCATCCATTATATGAAGGCTGAag GTCTAAACAACGAGGAATACCAAGCTGTTATTGGCAACGACACAACCAGTTACATTATCGACGACCTTGAGCCAGCACGAAACTACAGCTTTTACATCGTGGCTTACATGCCAATGGGAGCCAGTCGTATGTCAGACCAAGTCAGTCAACATACCCTGGAGGATG tGCCCCTGCGTACCCCGGAGCTAAGTCTGACCAGCCAAAGCCCTACAGACATCCAGGTGAGCTGGCAGCCTCTGCCAGCCAAGCTGAGCCGCGGTCGGGTCTCTGCATACAGGCTCTCCTATCGCACAGCCGCAGACAACACAGTCACCTCTGTGGAGCTAGCTCAGAACAGCACTGAATATCTCCTGGAGGGCCTGCAGCCTGACACCATCTACCTGCTCCGCATGGCTGCAGCCACACGTGTGGGCTGGTGTGAGCCCACAGCATGGACCTCCCACCGCACACCTAAGACCTCCAGCAGCAAAG TGCCTTCAGCCCCTCTTCTTCAGCTGGAGCCTCTCAACTGCACCTCCATCATGGCACGCTGGCAGATCTCACCAGGATCTGTGGTTGTCCAGGGCTACCGCTTGTGTTACCATGAGGAGGGCCAACCAGAGCAGCCTGTCATCCAGCTCCAGGCTCAGACCTCAGACTACACCATCAGTGGCCTCG ATCCAAGGAGGAAGTATCATGTCAAGCTGCTGGCTTTCAGTCAAGCAGGAGATGGCTATCAAGCAGACCAAACAATTAGTActcctggatgtgtgt CGGCAAGAGACCACCTGGCAGCAGCCCCTCCAGCTCCTGATCATGTGACTGCCTTGGCCAACAGTTCATCTGCAGTGTCCCTGCGTTGGAGCCGTCCTGCCTTCACCTCTGGGAAGGCAGTGAGCTTCACAGTCCGCTGTACCCCTGTGGGCACACACAACGCCTCCGCTATACGCTACCTGCAAAC TACCAAACAGAGTGTGATGGTGCAGAATCTGGATCCAAACACCCGCTATGAGTTTGTGGTCCGTCTCCATCTGGACCAGATGTCGAGTCCCTGGAGTTCTGTTGTTTACCACAGGACACTTCCAGCAG CACCCAGGCAGCCGCCTGCGGGGGTGCGGGTAACTCTGATCGAGGATGACACGGCGCTGGTGTCCTGGAGGGAGCCTGCAGAGCCTAACCTGGTAGTTACACACTACACCATCCTGTACGCCTCCCAGAAAGCCTGGCTGGCCGGACGCTGGCAAATAATGCAGAGGGAAG GGAGCAACACCATGGCTCTGCTGGAGAAGCTGGAGCCGGGGAACGTCTACCTGGTGAAGATCTCTGCCTCCAACCAGGTGGGGGACGGACCTTTCTCCAGCACTGTGGAGCTGGTGCTGCAGCGCGGAAACTCCCACCGCAGCAAGAACCCCAGGCATTCTGACAGCTTCCCAGACACAACAG TGTACTCCGATGGTCTCTATCACATAGACCAGAGGTCCATGACGGGGATCattgtgggtgtgtgcatcGCCTTGGCCTGTATTGTCATGTGTGCCTTGATCCTCATCAGCAAGAGCAGATCCAG GAAATCCTCTGGTGCCAAAGTCATCGGTGTGGGGAATGGTGAAGGTCCACATGCTGGTTTGTCCCTTCCCAATGAACACCATGCAGAGAATGCCGAGGCCCTTATGCCTATGATCAGTCATCACTTCCTAGATACCAAG GGTGAAGCTAATATGGTCGTAAGTGCAGGTCCAGTCAACAGCAGCAATCAAAGCACGAGGTGGCTCTTCTtccagagagagatacagaatcCAAGCGAAAGTGAT CTTGAGAACAGAGCTTGCTTCTATGAGGCTGGCAAGACGGTCCTGAGGTATGAGGAGAGGTTGGGTGCCGCGCCCCTGCAGCCGTCGTCCCGGGAGATCATCTATGGGCCGCATCACTCGGAGAGCTCCCACACTAGCGAGGGCAGCCAAGAGACGGCGGACTCCGGACATTACTCCAACGAAGAGAGCAACGAGGAGATGAGCAACCCTTCGACCGGCCAGCGCTCCAGACCCCAGTCTTTCGGGCCAGACGACGGCGTTGCGGGGCTGAAGGCGTCTTTTAAAGTGGAAGACGAGGAGATGCCGGGCCGTCCCCTCCGTCGCTCGGCCCCCGACGCCGCCCAGGCCTGCTGCGTCTCTGTGGTGGAGGCCTCTCATCCTGCCCAGTACTCGTCCCATCCAGCAGGCTCCTGA
- the rsl24d1 gene encoding putative ribosome biogenesis protein RLP24: MRIEKCYFCSGPVYPGHGMMFVRNDCKVFRFCKSKCHKNFKKKRNPRKTRWTKAFRKATGKELTVDNSLEFEKRRNIPVKYKRALWDKTVEAMKKVEEIKQKRQARFIMNRLKKGKQLEKEEDINEVKKNIHLIKAPHAGKPKQMEEKMVQKLQEDVDMGDDDN; this comes from the exons ATGCGCATCGAAAAGTGCTATTTCTGCTCGGGGCCTGTGTACCCCGGGCATGGGATGATGTTTGTTCGAAACGATTGCAAG GTGTTCAGATTCTGCAAATCCAAGTGCCACAAGAACTTCAAGAAGAAGCGCAACCCCAGAAAAACAAGATGGACCAAAGCATTCAGAAAGGCGACAGGAAAGGAGTTGACAGTG GATAACTCTTTGGAGTTTGAGAAACGCAGAAATATTCCTGTTAAATACAAGAGGGCGCTCTGGGACAAGACAG TGGAAGCAATGAAGAAGGTCGAAGAAATCAAACAGAAACGACAGGCAAGATTTATCATGAACAG ATTGAAGAAGGGCAAACAattggagaaagaggaggacatCAACGAAGTGAAGAAAAATATTCACCTTATCAAAGCACCACATGCCG GAAAACCCaaacaaatggaagaaaagaTGGTGCAGAAGTTACAAGAGGATGTGGACATGGGGGATGATGACAATTAA